In a single window of the Anaerocolumna cellulosilytica genome:
- a CDS encoding non-ribosomal peptide synthetase, translating to MNREVKYNILKTSHKFHKQRRYWENKINNICINDGYTVKQKGDNQESKKSTYSFKIEKELYRRIYELSNNDWNSVFAILLSGIVFVWGKCFGKKTFSAGTPVFSKHNQSISDLLIIYILFDLNKTFKEFLYHIRQELIDTYVNSSYPINELLNEKPNNIFDIFVEFTNIHKVPHRADYRTNLFFSFNADQEKEEITGEIQYNQSLFPKDMIKSVTRIIINFIDQVTHNKDISLRDIELMSLEEKNSQLKLLNTAKSVNLPDGSLYSLIENKMLQSCTKNALIFGDDKMSYKQLGERVNETYITLKQTGVKKGSVVVINISRGFDLITTILSVLKCEAICLPIDNKTPEARMKYMIENASADFIVHNKEGVVECSKCIVNSIKQVHNECIYIIYTSGSSGTPKGVMLSEKGIKNHAFAKIKDLGITSLDRVAFNFSINFVASIWQIISPLLVGAEIVIYNDDVLKDSYDFMKKVQQDRVTTLALVPSSLHTFLLHIEHESELIDLHDLNTLLLTGEKVPAELPQRFYRYYSTKLMNGYGQSECCDDTLHYIIPNNQMDKEVPIGRPITNTRVYILDTNKKMLPIGFPGELCITGDCLSFGYLDDNELNKKRFISLMEYERNNFVYCTGDIVRCLEDGTIEYIGRRDRQVKIRGYRIEIEEIEARLKKHPEINDAAVIVKDSQDEKYLCAFIVSCLKEIQIKDNLKEWLPEYLIPSKIVVVNELPVLPSGKIDYCSLNQVECSHITNELQLIEMTPFQKKLKEIFCYALNINDIGMDDSFFDMGGDSLNVIKVTFHLTEYAIEIHAKDVYKYSTIRSLSKYIIETHQIDSKEIEYKVREIWIKLLKKSEIDNNINFFDLGGSSLLITEMLTMLTEVFRIDINISDIFAYSTIKDLSEYIYCLQCKKERILYENV from the coding sequence TTGAATCGTGAAGTCAAATACAATATTCTCAAAACAAGCCATAAGTTTCATAAGCAAAGACGGTACTGGGAAAATAAAATAAATAACATATGCATAAATGACGGATATACAGTAAAGCAAAAAGGTGACAATCAGGAGTCTAAAAAAAGTACATATTCTTTTAAAATAGAGAAAGAGCTGTATAGGAGAATATATGAACTTTCCAATAATGATTGGAATAGTGTATTTGCTATCCTATTATCAGGTATTGTATTTGTATGGGGGAAATGTTTTGGAAAAAAAACCTTTTCTGCAGGTACACCAGTTTTTAGCAAGCATAATCAATCAATTAGTGATTTATTGATTATTTATATACTTTTTGATTTAAATAAAACATTTAAAGAATTTTTATATCATATACGTCAGGAATTAATTGATACATATGTGAATTCATCGTATCCAATAAATGAATTATTAAATGAGAAACCAAATAATATCTTTGATATTTTTGTAGAATTTACGAATATTCACAAAGTACCTCATAGGGCGGATTATAGAACCAATTTGTTTTTTTCCTTTAACGCAGATCAAGAGAAAGAAGAAATCACCGGAGAGATACAATATAATCAATCCCTTTTTCCAAAGGATATGATTAAAAGTGTTACACGTATAATAATAAATTTTATAGATCAAGTAACCCACAATAAAGACATATCTTTAAGAGATATAGAACTAATGAGTTTAGAAGAGAAAAATAGTCAGTTAAAATTATTAAATACAGCAAAGAGTGTCAATTTACCTGATGGTTCCTTATACTCATTAATTGAAAATAAAATGCTTCAATCGTGTACGAAAAATGCCCTTATATTTGGCGATGATAAGATGAGTTATAAACAGTTGGGAGAAAGAGTAAATGAAACGTACATTACCTTAAAACAAACAGGGGTTAAAAAGGGGTCGGTTGTAGTTATCAATATAAGCAGAGGTTTTGATTTAATTACTACAATACTATCCGTATTAAAATGTGAAGCAATTTGTTTGCCAATAGACAATAAAACGCCAGAAGCCAGAATGAAATACATGATAGAAAATGCTAGTGCAGATTTTATAGTGCATAATAAGGAAGGCGTAGTAGAGTGCAGCAAATGTATAGTAAACTCAATAAAACAGGTACACAATGAATGTATTTATATAATTTACACTTCAGGATCTTCCGGTACTCCCAAGGGAGTTATGTTAAGTGAAAAGGGAATAAAGAACCATGCTTTTGCTAAGATAAAAGATTTAGGAATAACCTCTTTAGATAGGGTTGCTTTTAATTTTAGTATAAATTTTGTTGCCTCCATCTGGCAGATAATAAGTCCATTACTAGTTGGTGCTGAAATCGTCATATACAATGATGATGTCCTAAAAGATTCCTATGATTTTATGAAAAAAGTTCAACAAGACAGGGTAACAACTTTGGCACTTGTTCCATCATCACTTCATACTTTTTTATTACATATAGAACATGAAAGTGAACTGATTGATTTACATGATTTGAATACATTACTTTTAACAGGTGAAAAAGTGCCAGCAGAATTACCACAACGTTTTTATCGTTATTACAGTACTAAACTTATGAATGGCTATGGGCAAAGTGAGTGTTGCGATGACACACTGCATTATATAATACCTAATAATCAAATGGATAAAGAAGTACCGATTGGACGTCCCATCACCAATACACGCGTCTATATTTTAGATACCAACAAAAAGATGTTACCCATAGGTTTTCCGGGTGAATTATGTATTACAGGTGATTGTCTGTCTTTTGGATACTTAGACGATAATGAACTAAATAAAAAACGCTTTATATCTCTGATGGAATACGAAAGAAATAATTTCGTTTACTGCACAGGAGACATCGTGAGATGTTTAGAAGATGGTACTATTGAATATATTGGGAGAAGAGATAGACAAGTTAAAATCAGAGGGTATCGAATTGAAATCGAAGAAATAGAAGCCAGGCTAAAAAAGCACCCTGAAATTAATGATGCGGCAGTTATTGTGAAAGATAGCCAAGATGAAAAATATCTATGTGCATTTATTGTATCATGCTTAAAAGAAATTCAAATTAAAGACAATTTAAAAGAATGGCTACCGGAATATTTGATTCCTTCTAAAATTGTAGTTGTAAATGAGCTGCCTGTATTACCAAGTGGAAAAATTGATTATTGTTCATTGAATCAGGTAGAATGCAGCCATATAACAAACGAATTGCAATTAATTGAAATGACACCTTTTCAAAAAAAGCTGAAAGAAATATTTTGTTATGCATTAAATATCAATGACATTGGTATGGATGATAGCTTTTTTGACATGGGGGGAGATTCTCTAAATGTTATTAAAGTTACCTTTCATTTAACAGAATATGCAATTGAAATTCATGCTAAGGATGTTTATAAGTATTCCACCATAAGAAGCCTAAGTAAATATATTATTGAAACTCATCAAATTGATTCAAAGGAGATTGAATATAAAGTAAGAGAAATATGGATAAAATTATTAAAAAAATCCGAAATAGACAATAATATAAACTTTTTTGATTTAGGCGGCTCTTCATTACTTATAACAGAAATGCTAACAATGCTAACAGAAGTATTTCGAATTGATATAAATATATCAGATATTTTTGCTTATTCTACTATAAAAGACTTATCGGAATATATATATTGTCTGCAATGTAAGAAAGAGAGGATTTTATACGAAAATGTCTAA
- a CDS encoding condensation domain-containing protein, with translation MSNIEEKNTEHSKLYEEIAVIGISIKFPKADTLEELWSLLEKGEDCVRKIPQQRKKDADNYFYFINEQEKASEYIEAAYLDRIDQFDYSFFGLSPREAQLIDPNQRLFLEIAWKALEDARMVNENKKTVNVGVYAGYSGHSSYSEMIRKVDASSAAVSSVGNCNPVIPGRLSYFMNFEGPCMIIDTSCSSSLVAIHEACKGLHNQECEIAVAGGVQVHSIPIRNADIGIQSSDARSKSFDDEADGTGIGEGVGVVVLKPLRNALQDHDNIYAVIKGSAINHDGRSMGISAPNPVAQSKVIQKAWMNAGIDPRKISYIEAHGTGTKLGDPIEVDGISRAFRFYTEDKNFCAISSIKSNFGHLDSAAGIAGFVKAILQLQHKKIVPTVHYSKINRNIPIHDTPVYVNDKLADWESMDGKRLCGVSSFGISGTNCHIILEEGSSHISNNIPKQILKKTSCWLKLPEADKTKVSMVSEKKKEPIKALFDNENMKHLVGSIFQDVLGIEHVNDNEDFFSLGGDSIFAIEMIQKINKKIDVELTLEDLYNHLTIKELTDVIMEKRKNSKQFIPQIPRVDEERYYHTTYNQKRIYSLCKLNQEKTHYNIYAVYNIKGNFDPNRLNEAVCKVIERHEVFRTSFHLSNDVIMQRINSNIDFKLQYIDNPESSLPELLSEIIQPFNLEHAPLIRVTLIKWKNEDFTLVTDMHHMISDGKSCAVFTDELMNLYNGMHLPKVTLQFKDFAEWQHNYYKLNKEKMEQHKEYWLNMYKERPELCRIPSDKHTDDLFEFTGETLYFMLPSELKDKLKNLHTELKVTLFTLFMSAYFILLHKYTGKNDLMVGTASMGRTHQETEYIIGLFVNTLPLRTLIDEDMHVNQFIMNVSALIIDAYTHQDYPISELIRELEWKHKEKENPLFSTMFINQSAKENTFNTNDFTISQVNFNNQDSKFDIMINYTSKEGEWCFSINYSTNLYNKNTIENLWIDYIKILQSITENVHTPICEINLLEEESSSPAALFEIEFDFN, from the coding sequence ATGTCTAATATTGAAGAAAAGAATACCGAACATAGTAAGCTATATGAGGAAATAGCTGTAATTGGTATTTCAATCAAATTCCCCAAGGCGGATACACTCGAGGAATTATGGAGTCTCTTAGAAAAAGGAGAAGATTGTGTCCGGAAAATTCCTCAGCAAAGAAAGAAAGATGCAGATAATTATTTTTATTTCATCAATGAACAAGAGAAAGCATCAGAATATATTGAAGCTGCTTATTTAGATCGGATTGATCAGTTTGACTATTCATTTTTTGGGTTATCTCCCAGAGAGGCACAGCTTATTGATCCCAATCAAAGATTATTTTTAGAAATAGCATGGAAGGCATTAGAAGATGCACGCATGGTGAATGAAAATAAAAAGACGGTAAATGTGGGCGTTTACGCTGGATATAGTGGACATAGCAGTTATTCAGAAATGATAAGAAAGGTAGATGCATCGTCAGCGGCAGTTTCATCAGTTGGAAACTGTAATCCAGTTATACCAGGCAGACTTTCCTATTTCATGAATTTTGAAGGTCCATGTATGATAATAGATACATCTTGTTCTTCTTCTTTAGTGGCAATACACGAGGCCTGCAAAGGCCTGCATAACCAAGAATGTGAGATTGCAGTAGCAGGTGGGGTACAGGTACATTCAATACCCATTCGAAACGCGGATATTGGAATACAATCTTCTGACGCAAGGAGTAAATCATTTGACGATGAAGCGGATGGGACAGGCATAGGAGAAGGAGTGGGAGTTGTTGTTTTAAAACCGCTACGAAATGCCTTGCAAGATCACGATAATATTTATGCAGTAATAAAAGGGAGTGCAATTAATCATGACGGGCGTTCCATGGGAATATCTGCACCAAATCCGGTAGCACAATCAAAGGTTATACAGAAGGCGTGGATGAATGCAGGAATTGATCCACGTAAAATTTCGTATATTGAGGCACATGGTACAGGTACCAAGCTAGGAGATCCTATTGAAGTGGATGGTATAAGCAGGGCATTTAGGTTTTATACGGAAGATAAAAATTTCTGTGCAATTAGTTCGATTAAGAGTAATTTCGGTCATTTAGATAGTGCAGCAGGTATTGCGGGATTTGTTAAAGCAATACTACAATTGCAACATAAAAAAATTGTGCCAACTGTACATTATAGTAAAATCAACCGTAATATACCAATTCATGATACACCAGTCTATGTAAATGATAAATTGGCGGATTGGGAATCAATGGATGGAAAAAGGCTATGCGGAGTCAGTTCATTTGGTATCAGCGGTACAAACTGTCATATTATATTAGAGGAAGGGTCCAGCCACATAAGCAACAATATTCCAAAGCAGATACTTAAGAAAACAAGTTGCTGGCTTAAGCTTCCAGAGGCAGACAAAACAAAAGTATCCATGGTATCTGAGAAAAAGAAAGAACCAATCAAAGCATTGTTTGATAATGAAAATATGAAACATCTGGTAGGTAGTATTTTTCAGGACGTATTGGGTATAGAGCATGTAAATGACAATGAAGATTTCTTTTCACTTGGAGGAGACTCGATATTTGCTATTGAAATGATTCAGAAGATTAATAAAAAAATAGATGTAGAACTTACCCTTGAAGATTTATATAATCATCTGACAATAAAAGAACTGACAGATGTGATAATGGAGAAAAGAAAGAACAGCAAGCAGTTCATCCCTCAAATACCAAGAGTAGATGAAGAAAGATATTATCATACTACCTATAATCAAAAACGAATTTATTCTCTATGTAAATTAAATCAAGAGAAAACGCATTACAATATTTATGCAGTATATAATATTAAGGGGAACTTTGATCCCAATCGATTGAATGAAGCTGTATGTAAAGTAATAGAAAGGCACGAAGTGTTCCGGACATCATTTCATTTATCAAATGATGTAATCATGCAGAGAATTAATTCTAATATTGATTTTAAGTTACAATATATAGACAACCCAGAAAGTAGTTTGCCAGAGCTGCTTTCAGAAATCATTCAACCATTTAACCTTGAACACGCACCTTTAATTCGAGTTACATTAATTAAGTGGAAAAATGAAGATTTTACCTTAGTTACTGATATGCATCATATGATTTCAGATGGAAAATCATGTGCTGTTTTTACGGATGAATTAATGAACTTATATAATGGAATGCATTTGCCAAAAGTAACATTACAATTTAAGGACTTTGCCGAATGGCAACACAACTATTATAAATTAAATAAAGAAAAAATGGAGCAGCACAAGGAGTATTGGTTGAATATGTATAAAGAAAGACCAGAATTATGTAGGATACCTAGTGATAAGCATACAGATGATTTGTTCGAGTTTACTGGAGAAACATTGTATTTTATGCTGCCCTCAGAGTTAAAAGATAAGTTGAAAAACTTACATACAGAGCTTAAGGTCACCTTATTTACATTATTTATGTCTGCGTATTTTATACTGCTTCATAAATACACTGGCAAAAATGATTTGATGGTGGGGACTGCTTCCATGGGGCGAACACATCAAGAGACGGAATATATAATAGGGTTGTTTGTAAATACCCTCCCCCTACGAACTTTGATTGATGAAGATATGCACGTTAATCAATTTATTATGAATGTATCGGCATTAATTATTGATGCCTATACACATCAGGATTACCCGATTAGTGAATTAATTCGTGAACTAGAATGGAAACATAAAGAAAAGGAAAATCCTTTATTTAGTACCATGTTTATTAATCAAAGTGCAAAGGAAAACACCTTTAATACGAACGATTTTACAATCAGCCAAGTAAACTTTAATAATCAGGACAGTAAGTTTGATATAATGATAAATTATACAAGCAAAGAAGGGGAATGGTGTTTCAGTATTAATTATTCGACGAACTTATATAATAAAAACACAATAGAAAATCTGTGGATAGACTATATAAAAATATTACAGAGTATAACAGAAAATGTTCACACACCGATATGTGAAATAAACCTCTTGGAAGAAGAATCCTCATCACCTGCTGCTCTGTTTGAAATAGAATTTGATTTTAATTAG